The following proteins are encoded in a genomic region of Actinomadura sp. NAK00032:
- a CDS encoding VWA domain-containing protein: MRRDVTETLVGFARTLRAAGGAADPERVQAMLAALDHLDVLDPNDVYWAGRLTLCADPDDLPRYDRCFAAYFSGATARPGRRTPPPVVVRRMAVPDAGARGGAQEDGDLTTATASETEVLRDRDVARLSAAEHAEVARLIALLDAGGRRRRSRRFAPASAGRLDPARTVRETLRRGGETSLLRHRAHRTRPRRVVLIVDVSGSMSPYADALLRFAHAAARSGGRGVEVFSAGTRLTRLTRELRHRDADAAMAAASAAIPDWSGGTRLGEELKEFLDRFGQRGLARGAVVVIASDGWERGDAALLGDQMARLRRLAYRVVWANPHKARPGYEPLTAGMAAALPHVDDFTSGHSLAALEELARIVAGTAGKGSAHA, translated from the coding sequence GTGCGGCGGGACGTCACCGAGACCCTCGTCGGGTTCGCCCGGACGCTGCGCGCGGCGGGCGGCGCCGCCGATCCCGAGCGCGTCCAGGCGATGCTGGCGGCGCTCGACCACCTCGACGTCCTCGACCCGAACGACGTGTACTGGGCGGGCCGGCTGACGCTGTGCGCCGACCCCGACGACCTTCCCCGCTACGACCGGTGCTTCGCCGCGTACTTCTCCGGCGCGACGGCGCGGCCGGGCCGGCGGACGCCGCCGCCCGTGGTCGTCCGGCGGATGGCGGTGCCCGACGCGGGCGCACGCGGCGGCGCGCAGGAGGACGGCGACCTGACGACGGCCACGGCCAGCGAGACCGAGGTGCTGCGCGACCGGGACGTCGCGCGGCTGAGCGCCGCCGAGCACGCCGAGGTCGCCCGGCTCATCGCGCTGCTGGACGCGGGAGGGCGGCGGCGCAGGTCGCGCCGGTTCGCGCCCGCGTCCGCCGGGCGGCTCGACCCGGCCCGGACGGTCCGCGAGACGCTGCGGCGCGGCGGCGAGACGTCCCTGCTGCGGCACCGGGCGCACCGCACCCGGCCGCGCCGCGTCGTGCTGATCGTGGACGTCAGCGGCTCGATGAGCCCGTACGCGGACGCGCTGCTGCGGTTCGCGCACGCCGCCGCCCGGTCCGGCGGCCGCGGCGTGGAGGTGTTCAGCGCCGGGACGCGGCTCACCCGCCTCACCCGCGAGCTGCGGCACCGCGACGCGGACGCGGCGATGGCGGCGGCGTCGGCCGCCATCCCGGACTGGAGCGGCGGCACCCGGCTCGGCGAGGAGCTGAAGGAGTTCCTCGACCGGTTCGGGCAGCGCGGCCTGGCCCGCGGCGCGGTCGTGGTGATCGCCTCCGACGGCTGGGAGCGCGGCGACGCGGCGCTGCTCGGCGACCAGATGGCGCGGCTGCGCCGGCTCGCCTACCGCGTCGTGTGGGCGAACCCGCACAAGGCGCGGCCCGGGTACGAGCCGCTGACGGCGGGGATGGCGGCGGCGCTGCCGCACGTCGACGACTTCACCTCCGGGCACAGCCTGGCGGCGCTGGAGGAACTGGCCCGCATCGTCGCGGGCACCGCGGGAAAGGGGAGCGCTCATGCGTGA
- a CDS encoding aldolase has translation MNLSVSSFDDLSARIAAARDAHGERFPGGAEGRQPVHTVYVPADRFSRSTPADFGAEALRLLNTHTPGAGSFGAAFGLDPELAGPVRERVAAKLAAEPVEDVRIDFEDGYGVRADAEEDGHVAQVVEAVAAAYQVKGLPHYWGVRVKSFADGGHERAMRTLDGFLTALRDRLGRLPGGFTITFPKVLSVEQVRLFTEFLDRLEGALGLPQGILRFEIQVETPQSLIDHAEGRVGLGPLVEAAQGRVTAAHFGVFDYTAALGLPPHEQRLDHPACDFARHLMQVSLAGTGVRLSDGSTNVVPRNDGPDEVNAAWAAHAAHVRHSLAHGFYQGWDLHPAHLPSRYAAVYAFHLTGADEVIGRVRAWHEQAAGGTSGFLDEPATIKALTARLRRAVDCGALDESVLPAS, from the coding sequence GTGAACCTCAGTGTGTCCTCGTTCGACGACCTGTCCGCGCGCATCGCCGCCGCCCGCGACGCGCACGGCGAGCGCTTCCCCGGCGGCGCGGAGGGCCGGCAGCCGGTGCACACGGTGTACGTGCCGGCCGACCGGTTCTCCCGCTCGACGCCCGCCGACTTCGGCGCGGAGGCGCTGCGGCTGCTGAACACGCACACCCCCGGCGCCGGGTCGTTCGGCGCGGCGTTCGGCCTCGACCCGGAGCTGGCCGGGCCGGTGCGCGAGCGGGTCGCGGCCAAGCTCGCCGCCGAGCCCGTCGAGGACGTGCGGATCGACTTCGAGGACGGCTACGGCGTGCGCGCGGACGCCGAGGAGGACGGGCACGTCGCGCAGGTCGTGGAGGCCGTCGCCGCCGCGTACCAGGTGAAGGGCCTCCCCCACTACTGGGGGGTGCGGGTGAAGTCGTTCGCCGACGGCGGCCACGAGCGGGCGATGCGGACGCTGGACGGGTTCCTCACCGCGCTGCGCGACCGGCTCGGCCGGCTGCCCGGCGGGTTCACGATCACCTTCCCGAAGGTGCTGAGCGTGGAGCAGGTCCGGCTGTTCACCGAGTTCCTCGACCGGCTGGAGGGCGCGCTCGGGCTGCCGCAGGGCATCCTGCGGTTCGAGATCCAGGTCGAGACGCCGCAGTCGCTCATCGACCACGCCGAGGGGCGGGTCGGGCTCGGCCCGCTCGTCGAGGCCGCGCAGGGCCGCGTCACCGCCGCCCACTTCGGCGTGTTCGACTACACCGCCGCGCTGGGGCTGCCGCCGCACGAGCAGCGGCTCGACCATCCGGCCTGCGACTTCGCCCGCCACCTGATGCAGGTGTCGCTCGCCGGGACCGGGGTGCGGCTGTCGGACGGCTCCACCAACGTCGTCCCGCGCAACGACGGGCCCGACGAGGTCAACGCGGCGTGGGCGGCGCACGCGGCGCACGTCAGGCACTCCCTCGCGCACGGCTTCTACCAGGGCTGGGACCTGCACCCCGCGCACCTGCCGAGCCGGTACGCGGCCGTGTACGCGTTCCACCTGACCGGCGCCGACGAGGTCATCGGGCGGGTCCGGGCATGGCACGAGCAGGCGGCGGGGGGCACGAGCGGCTTCCTGGACGAGCCCGCCACGATCAAGGCGCTCACGGCCCGGCTGCGCCGCGCGGTCGACTGCGGCGCGCTGGACGAGAGCGTCCTCCCGGCCTCCTAG
- a CDS encoding NTP transferase domain-containing protein, giving the protein MTLHRADAPAGLLLAAGEGSRLGRPKATLELDGERLVDRGVRLLRDGGCAPVLVVAGAAQIEVIGAVVVPNPGWRDGMGSSLRTGLAALPPGCPAVVVALVDQPLVTPAAVQRLVAAYEAGAGIAVATYGGAPRNPVLLSAEHFAGVAEAAVGDRGARGYLRAHPELVTPVPCDGVAAPDDIDTPDDLAAFTRREPR; this is encoded by the coding sequence ATGACGTTGCACCGCGCGGACGCCCCGGCGGGCCTGCTGCTCGCGGCGGGGGAGGGCAGCCGGCTCGGGCGCCCCAAGGCGACCCTGGAGCTGGACGGCGAGCGCCTCGTCGACCGCGGCGTCCGCTTGCTGCGGGACGGGGGCTGCGCCCCGGTCCTGGTGGTGGCGGGCGCGGCGCAGATCGAGGTGATCGGCGCCGTCGTCGTCCCCAATCCCGGCTGGCGCGACGGCATGGGCTCGTCGCTGCGCACCGGGCTCGCCGCGCTGCCGCCGGGCTGCCCGGCCGTGGTGGTCGCGCTCGTCGACCAGCCGCTCGTCACCCCGGCCGCCGTCCAGCGGCTCGTCGCCGCCTATGAGGCGGGCGCGGGGATCGCCGTCGCCACCTACGGGGGAGCGCCCCGCAACCCCGTGCTGCTGAGCGCGGAGCACTTCGCGGGCGTCGCGGAGGCGGCGGTCGGCGACCGGGGAGCGCGCGGCTACCTGCGCGCCCACCCGGAGCTGGTCACCCCGGTCCCGTGCGACGGCGTCGCCGCGCCCGACGACATCGACACGCCGGACGACCTGGCGGCCTTCACCCGCCGCGAGCCTCGGTGA
- a CDS encoding XdhC family protein gives MRDVLGDIAGWYAAGETFGLATVVHTFRSAPRPPGAAMAVSPGGEVAGSVSGGCVEGAVYELAQSVLETGVPVVQRYGVSDDDAFAVGLTCGGILDVLVEPVGPATFPEFAEVAAAIERHEPVAVATVVAGPGRIGARRVVWADRASGSLAPGESHAARLDAAVDDDARGMLAQGLTGQRHYGPEGERRLDDLSVFVHSFAPPPRLLVFGAIDFAAAVARVGAFLGYRVTVCDARPVFATPKRFPEADEVVVKWPHKFLEEERGTIDARTAICVLTHDPKFDVPLLEVALRTDAGYIGAMGSRRTHDDRLARLREAGLTEAELARLRSPIGLDLGARTPEETAVSIAAELVQLRWGGSGRPLTDTSGRIHADAP, from the coding sequence ATGCGTGACGTGCTCGGCGACATCGCCGGCTGGTACGCGGCGGGGGAGACGTTCGGTCTCGCGACCGTCGTGCACACCTTCCGCAGCGCGCCGCGCCCGCCGGGCGCCGCGATGGCGGTGTCGCCCGGCGGGGAGGTGGCGGGCAGCGTGTCCGGCGGCTGCGTGGAGGGCGCCGTCTACGAGCTGGCGCAGTCGGTGCTGGAGACGGGCGTACCGGTCGTGCAGCGGTACGGGGTGAGCGACGACGACGCGTTCGCCGTCGGGCTGACCTGCGGCGGCATCCTGGACGTGCTGGTGGAGCCGGTCGGCCCCGCCACGTTCCCCGAGTTCGCCGAGGTCGCGGCGGCGATCGAGCGGCACGAGCCGGTCGCGGTCGCCACCGTCGTCGCCGGGCCCGGCCGCATCGGCGCCCGCCGCGTCGTGTGGGCCGACCGGGCCTCCGGGTCGCTCGCGCCCGGCGAATCGCACGCCGCCCGCCTCGACGCGGCCGTCGACGACGACGCGCGCGGCATGCTCGCGCAGGGCCTCACCGGGCAGCGGCACTACGGGCCGGAGGGGGAGCGGCGGCTGGACGACCTGTCGGTGTTCGTCCACTCGTTCGCGCCGCCGCCGCGCCTGCTGGTGTTCGGTGCGATCGACTTCGCCGCGGCCGTCGCGCGGGTCGGCGCGTTCCTCGGCTACCGCGTGACGGTGTGCGACGCGCGGCCGGTGTTCGCCACGCCGAAGCGGTTCCCCGAGGCCGACGAGGTGGTGGTGAAGTGGCCGCACAAGTTCCTGGAGGAGGAGCGCGGCACCATCGACGCGCGCACCGCGATCTGCGTGCTGACCCACGACCCCAAGTTCGACGTGCCGCTCCTGGAGGTGGCGCTGCGCACGGACGCCGGCTACATCGGCGCGATGGGCTCGCGCCGCACCCACGACGACCGGCTCGCCCGGCTGCGGGAGGCGGGGCTGACCGAGGCCGAGCTGGCCCGGCTGCGCTCGCCGATCGGCCTGGACCTCGGCGCCCGGACGCCGGAGGAGACGGCGGTGTCGATCGCGGCGGAGCTGGTCCAGCTCCGCTGGGGCGGCTCGGGGCGGCCGCTCACCGACACCAGCGGCCGCATCCACGCCGACGCGCCCTGA
- a CDS encoding MoxR family ATPase produces the protein MTMDRVGSPAQLAGLLDRHAYLCDEGLATACFLALRMGRPLFLEGEAGVGKTELAKTLARGLGAPLIRLQCYEGLDASQALYDWDFPRQLLHLRAAEAAGVSDVSRLEGELYDRRFLLARPLLRALETAPSVLLVDELDRADDEFEAFLLEVLSDFTITVPELGTIRAERPPVVVVTSNRTREVHDALKRRCLYHWLEHPSFDREVAIIRRRLPDAAERLAGQVARAAQRMRGAGLLKPPGVAETLDWTEALVALGVRELDPASAAVTLGAVLKYREDQQRLLGGGLEALLNGG, from the coding sequence ATGACCATGGACCGGGTCGGATCTCCCGCGCAGCTCGCGGGCCTGCTCGACCGGCACGCCTACCTGTGCGACGAGGGGCTCGCCACGGCGTGCTTCCTCGCGCTGCGGATGGGCCGGCCGCTGTTCCTGGAGGGCGAGGCCGGCGTCGGCAAGACCGAGCTGGCCAAGACGCTCGCGCGGGGCCTCGGCGCGCCGCTGATCCGGCTGCAGTGCTACGAGGGCCTGGACGCCTCCCAGGCCCTCTACGACTGGGACTTCCCGCGCCAGCTGCTGCACCTGCGCGCCGCCGAGGCGGCGGGCGTGAGCGATGTGTCGCGGCTGGAGGGCGAGCTGTACGACCGGCGGTTCCTGCTGGCCAGGCCGCTGCTGCGGGCGCTGGAGACCGCGCCGAGCGTCCTGCTGGTGGACGAGCTCGACCGCGCCGACGACGAGTTCGAGGCGTTCCTGCTGGAGGTCCTCAGCGACTTCACGATCACCGTCCCGGAGCTCGGCACGATCCGGGCCGAGCGCCCGCCGGTCGTCGTGGTCACCTCCAACCGCACCCGCGAGGTGCACGACGCGCTCAAGCGGCGCTGCCTGTACCACTGGCTGGAGCACCCGTCGTTCGACCGCGAGGTCGCGATCATCAGGCGGCGGCTGCCGGACGCGGCCGAGCGGCTCGCCGGGCAGGTCGCCCGCGCCGCGCAGCGGATGCGCGGGGCCGGCCTGCTGAAGCCGCCCGGCGTCGCCGAGACCCTCGACTGGACCGAGGCCCTGGTGGCGCTCGGCGTCCGCGAGCTCGACCCGGCGTCGGCGGCGGTCACGCTCGGCGCCGTGCTCAAGTACCGCGAGGACCAGCAGCGCCTCCTCGGCGGCGGGCTCGAGGCCCTGCTCAACGGGGGCTGA
- a CDS encoding FdrA family protein: MSDWVEVRRGSYHDSVTLMRVSRRLAERPGVGGAMVAMGTELNREMLARMGFAVPDGTGPDDLVVAIRADGGGLDEAREALAGLLAEASRPAAGGGPLGAPAPPRTTRSAAAGADATVALLSVPGPHVFPEAMDALDAGLNVMIFSDNVPLAQEIALKEAAARRGLIVMGPDCGTAVVGGAGLGFANAVRPGPVGVVAASGTGAQQLMCLLDAAGTGVSHVLGVGGRDLSPEVSGRSALAALAALDADPGTELIVLVSKPPAPQVLDLIREAARRLDTPVVFALPMPGEDDLTRAAEKVLTALGRAVPQWPRWTAAPRPAPSPAPSPAPARGRALRGLFAGGTLRDEAAMIAAEALGRDLEARGHRFTDFGDDAYTRGRAHPMIDPALRLEALAAEAADPACGVLLLDVVLGHGADPDPAGALAPAVAAAVRDRPGLAVVVSLCGTPADPQGRDRQAAALCGAGADVFASNAAATRHALRTVEGVPA; encoded by the coding sequence ATGAGCGACTGGGTCGAGGTGCGTCGGGGGAGCTACCACGATTCGGTCACGCTCATGCGGGTCAGCCGGCGGCTGGCGGAGCGGCCCGGCGTCGGCGGGGCGATGGTGGCCATGGGCACCGAGCTGAACCGCGAGATGCTCGCGCGGATGGGGTTCGCCGTGCCGGACGGGACGGGCCCCGACGACCTGGTCGTGGCGATCCGGGCGGACGGCGGCGGCCTCGACGAGGCGCGGGAGGCGCTCGCCGGGCTGCTGGCCGAGGCGTCCCGCCCGGCGGCCGGCGGCGGGCCGCTCGGCGCGCCGGCGCCGCCGCGCACGACCCGGTCGGCGGCGGCGGGAGCGGACGCGACCGTCGCGCTGCTGTCGGTGCCGGGCCCGCACGTGTTCCCCGAGGCGATGGACGCGCTCGACGCCGGCCTCAACGTGATGATCTTCAGCGACAACGTGCCGCTGGCCCAGGAGATCGCGCTGAAGGAGGCGGCGGCGCGGCGCGGCCTGATCGTGATGGGCCCCGACTGCGGCACGGCGGTGGTCGGCGGCGCGGGCCTGGGGTTCGCGAACGCGGTCCGGCCGGGGCCGGTGGGCGTCGTCGCGGCGTCCGGGACGGGCGCGCAGCAGCTGATGTGCCTGCTGGACGCGGCGGGCACCGGGGTGAGCCACGTGCTGGGCGTCGGCGGCCGCGACCTGTCGCCCGAGGTGAGCGGCCGGTCGGCGCTGGCGGCGCTCGCGGCGCTGGACGCCGACCCGGGCACCGAGCTGATCGTGCTGGTGTCCAAGCCGCCCGCGCCGCAGGTCCTCGACCTGATCCGGGAGGCGGCCCGGCGGCTGGACACACCGGTCGTGTTCGCGCTGCCGATGCCCGGCGAGGACGACCTGACCCGGGCCGCGGAGAAGGTGCTGACGGCCCTCGGCCGCGCCGTCCCGCAGTGGCCGCGCTGGACCGCGGCCCCCCGCCCCGCCCCGTCGCCCGCCCCGTCACCCGCGCCGGCGCGCGGGCGGGCGCTGCGCGGGCTGTTCGCGGGCGGCACCCTGCGGGACGAGGCCGCGATGATCGCCGCGGAGGCGCTCGGCCGCGACCTGGAGGCGCGCGGCCACCGGTTCACCGACTTCGGCGACGACGCCTACACGCGGGGCCGCGCGCACCCGATGATCGACCCGGCGCTGCGGCTGGAGGCCCTGGCGGCCGAGGCCGCCGACCCGGCGTGCGGCGTGCTGCTGCTGGACGTGGTGCTCGGCCACGGCGCCGACCCCGATCCGGCGGGCGCGCTCGCCCCGGCCGTCGCCGCCGCCGTCCGCGACCGGCCCGGCCTCGCGGTCGTGGTGTCGCTGTGCGGGACGCCGGCCGACCCGCAGGGCCGCGACCGGCAGGCCGCGGCGCTGTGCGGCGCGGGCGCCGACGTGTTCGCCTCCAACGCGGCGGCGACCCGGCACGCCCTGCGCACCGTGGAAGGGGTTCCGGCATGA
- a CDS encoding MarR family winged helix-turn-helix transcriptional regulator — translation MSTEESAGPDVDDGIRTMLLLMPRLVSTAKKIKVPAELASFDLAPRHLSLLAYLLFDGPLTVNALAARLEVAPATVSLMVGDLSRQGILLRREDPADRRRTIVSVAGEHLPAINGWLGQGAGAWRTALEPLTPAQRRLFIDTLLAYERAVTEARGG, via the coding sequence ATGTCAACCGAAGAGAGCGCCGGGCCGGACGTCGACGACGGCATCCGGACGATGCTGCTGCTGATGCCGCGGCTGGTGTCCACGGCCAAGAAGATCAAGGTGCCGGCGGAGCTGGCCTCCTTCGACCTCGCGCCCCGGCACCTGTCGCTGCTCGCCTACCTGCTGTTCGACGGCCCGCTGACGGTGAACGCCCTCGCCGCGCGGCTGGAGGTGGCGCCCGCGACGGTGAGCCTGATGGTCGGCGACCTCAGCCGGCAGGGCATCCTGCTGCGCCGCGAGGACCCCGCCGACCGGCGCCGCACCATCGTCAGCGTCGCCGGCGAGCACCTGCCCGCGATCAACGGGTGGCTCGGTCAGGGCGCCGGCGCCTGGCGCACCGCGCTGGAGCCGCTCACGCCCGCGCAGCGGCGGCTGTTCATCGACACGCTGCTCGCCTACGAGCGCGCGGTCACCGAGGCTCGCGGCGGGTGA
- a CDS encoding nitroreductase/quinone reductase family protein: MSDWNRQVIEEFRAGGGRVGGPFEGADLLLLTSTGGKTGAPHTTPLGYMADGDRLLVFASNAGQPHDPVWYRNVRADPRVTVEVGTETFEGVALPVEGEERDRLYALQGERVPAYAEYQRQTSRVIPVVAVHRGHLEGRGAAIGDELIRIHDDLRARLADLRADVDAFYAGSRDVPDLARQLREHCVSVCGVLGEHHDNEEARAFPRLEAEFPGLAPVIGRLRREHVAVTGNRLRLQALLDDAASRDPDDVRAELDKITAELDAHFAYEEEQLRTVMNAVGPLWRPAR; encoded by the coding sequence ATGAGCGACTGGAACCGGCAGGTCATCGAGGAGTTCCGGGCCGGCGGCGGGCGGGTCGGCGGGCCCTTCGAGGGGGCCGACCTGCTCCTGCTCACCAGCACCGGCGGGAAGACCGGCGCCCCGCACACCACGCCGCTCGGCTACATGGCGGACGGCGACCGGCTGCTGGTGTTCGCCTCCAACGCGGGGCAGCCGCACGACCCGGTGTGGTACCGCAACGTCCGCGCCGACCCGCGCGTCACCGTCGAGGTCGGCACCGAGACCTTCGAGGGCGTCGCGCTCCCCGTCGAGGGCGAGGAGCGCGACCGGCTCTACGCGCTGCAGGGCGAGCGCGTCCCCGCCTACGCCGAGTACCAGCGGCAGACGAGCCGCGTCATCCCGGTCGTCGCCGTCCACCGCGGCCACCTGGAAGGACGGGGCGCCGCCATCGGCGACGAGCTGATCAGGATCCACGACGACCTGCGCGCCCGGCTGGCGGACCTGCGCGCCGACGTCGACGCCTTCTACGCCGGCTCCCGCGACGTCCCCGACCTGGCGCGGCAGCTCCGCGAGCACTGCGTCTCGGTCTGCGGCGTCCTCGGCGAGCACCACGACAACGAGGAGGCGCGCGCCTTCCCCCGCCTGGAGGCCGAGTTCCCCGGCCTCGCCCCGGTGATCGGCAGGCTGCGCCGCGAGCACGTCGCCGTCACCGGGAACCGGCTGCGGCTCCAGGCCCTGCTGGACGACGCCGCCTCCCGCGACCCGGACGACGTCCGCGCCGAGCTCGACAAGATCACCGCCGAACTCGACGCCCATTTCGCCTACGAGGAGGAGCAGCTCCGCACCGTCATGAACGCCGTCGGCCCGCTCTGGAGGCCGGCCCGGTAG
- a CDS encoding aldose 1-epimerase family protein, translating to MSESITGEQYALSAGPYQAVVTESGASLRELAHEGRPLVLSHGADEPAPAAFGHLLVPWPNRIDRGRYSYGGAEHQLDLSEPDRDCAIHGLVRWASWQVAEHEPHRVRLTHRLLATGGYPFRLDLEAEYTLDAATGLHVRMSARNPGTNTAPYGHGAHPYLTVGEPIDACTVHLLADRYVPVDDRMIPSGPSEDVTGTKYDLRTGPLLSDRRIDNAFADLNRDGDGRVWVVLSGGGRTVRLWADEAHPWMEIYTADNAPAPRGGLGVEPMTCPPNAFASGEGLVHLEPGAEFHGTWGIVAGG from the coding sequence ATGAGCGAGTCGATCACCGGAGAGCAGTACGCCCTGAGCGCCGGGCCGTACCAGGCCGTCGTCACCGAGTCGGGCGCCAGCCTGCGGGAGCTGGCCCACGAGGGGCGGCCGCTGGTGCTGTCGCACGGCGCCGACGAGCCGGCCCCGGCCGCGTTCGGGCACCTGCTGGTCCCGTGGCCGAACCGGATCGACCGCGGCCGCTACTCCTACGGCGGCGCCGAGCACCAGCTGGACCTGTCCGAGCCCGACCGCGACTGCGCGATCCACGGGCTGGTGCGGTGGGCGTCCTGGCAGGTCGCCGAGCATGAGCCGCACCGGGTGCGGCTGACCCACCGCCTGCTCGCGACGGGCGGCTACCCGTTCCGCCTCGACCTGGAGGCCGAGTACACCCTGGACGCCGCGACCGGGCTGCACGTGCGGATGTCCGCCCGCAACCCCGGGACGAACACCGCGCCGTACGGGCACGGCGCGCACCCCTACCTGACGGTCGGCGAGCCGATCGACGCCTGCACCGTCCACCTGCTCGCCGACCGGTACGTGCCGGTGGACGACCGGATGATCCCGTCCGGGCCGTCCGAGGACGTCACCGGCACGAAGTACGACCTGCGGACCGGGCCGCTGCTCAGCGACCGCCGGATCGACAACGCGTTCGCCGACCTGAACCGCGACGGCGACGGCCGCGTCTGGGTCGTGCTGTCGGGCGGCGGCCGGACGGTCCGGCTGTGGGCCGACGAGGCGCACCCGTGGATGGAGATCTACACCGCCGACAACGCGCCGGCGCCGCGCGGCGGCCTCGGCGTCGAGCCGATGACGTGCCCGCCGAACGCGTTCGCGTCCGGGGAGGGCCTCGTCCACCTGGAGCCGGGCGCGGAGTTCCACGGCACGTGGGGCATCGTCGCGGGCGGCTGA
- a CDS encoding DUF1116 domain-containing protein, with translation MTEQRLGGLLAREPRVVTAGVEVLADALAEQAVPVRAVDWRPPPAGTEAALAAVLGAPGHSEANARAVRRMVTARPHLVDVRPARDVLGLEPGTFLHAGPPLEWERASGPMRGALIGAMLLEGLAETPLGARHALERGTAVLEPCHHHATVGPMAGVVSPSMWMFVVEDAEHGGTAYCSLNEGLGKVLRYGAYGPEVIERLTWMGEVLGPALRAAVRRHGPLDLVSVIAQALQMGDELHNRNRAATSLLLRELAPDLIAAEEVPRDRAAEALRFAAGNDHFFLNAGMAAAKACADAARGVPGSSLVVAMARNGTDFGIQVSGTGDRWFTGPAGVPDGLYLGAYGPDDANPDIGDSAITETAGTGGFALAAAPAIVRFVGGEVPDAVAATQRMYEITMAEHPALQIPLLSFRGTPVGIDAARVVRTGILPVIDTGIAGREAGTGQVGAGLVEPPSNVFADALHALAEIA, from the coding sequence ATGACCGAGCAGCGGCTGGGCGGGCTGCTGGCACGCGAGCCGCGCGTCGTCACCGCCGGTGTGGAGGTGCTGGCGGACGCGCTCGCCGAGCAGGCCGTCCCGGTGCGGGCGGTCGACTGGCGGCCCCCGCCGGCCGGGACGGAGGCGGCGCTCGCCGCGGTGCTCGGCGCCCCGGGCCACTCCGAGGCCAACGCCCGCGCGGTGCGGCGCATGGTGACGGCACGCCCCCACCTGGTGGACGTGCGCCCGGCGCGGGACGTCCTCGGCCTGGAGCCGGGCACGTTCCTGCACGCGGGCCCGCCGCTGGAGTGGGAGCGCGCGTCCGGCCCGATGCGGGGCGCGCTCATCGGGGCGATGCTCCTCGAAGGGCTCGCCGAGACGCCGCTCGGCGCGCGGCACGCGCTGGAGCGCGGCACGGCCGTCCTCGAACCGTGCCACCACCACGCGACGGTCGGGCCGATGGCGGGCGTCGTCAGCCCGTCCATGTGGATGTTCGTGGTGGAGGACGCCGAGCACGGCGGCACCGCGTACTGCTCCCTCAACGAGGGCCTCGGGAAGGTGCTGCGGTACGGCGCGTACGGGCCGGAGGTCATCGAGCGGCTGACCTGGATGGGCGAGGTGCTCGGCCCGGCGCTGCGGGCGGCCGTCCGGCGGCACGGCCCCCTCGACCTGGTGTCGGTCATCGCGCAGGCGCTGCAGATGGGCGACGAGCTGCACAACCGCAACCGCGCGGCGACGTCGCTGCTGCTGCGGGAGCTGGCGCCCGACCTCATCGCCGCCGAGGAGGTGCCCCGCGACCGGGCCGCCGAGGCGCTGCGGTTCGCGGCGGGCAACGACCACTTCTTCCTGAACGCGGGGATGGCGGCGGCGAAGGCGTGCGCGGACGCGGCCCGCGGCGTCCCCGGGTCGAGCCTGGTGGTGGCGATGGCCCGCAACGGCACCGACTTCGGCATCCAGGTGTCGGGCACCGGCGACCGCTGGTTCACCGGCCCCGCCGGCGTCCCGGACGGCCTGTACCTCGGCGCCTACGGCCCGGACGACGCCAACCCCGACATCGGCGACTCGGCGATCACCGAGACGGCCGGGACGGGCGGGTTCGCGCTCGCCGCCGCGCCCGCGATCGTCCGGTTCGTCGGCGGCGAGGTGCCCGACGCGGTCGCCGCCACCCAGCGGATGTACGAGATCACGATGGCCGAGCACCCGGCGCTGCAGATCCCGCTGCTGTCGTTTCGCGGCACGCCCGTCGGCATCGACGCCGCGCGCGTCGTCCGCACCGGGATCCTGCCCGTCATCGACACCGGGATCGCGGGCCGGGAGGCCGGCACCGGCCAGGTCGGAGCGGGGCTCGTCGAACCGCCGTCGAACGTGTTCGCCGACGCCCTGCACGCCCTCGCGGAGATCGCGTAG